One segment of Candidatus Hydrogenedentota bacterium DNA contains the following:
- a CDS encoding radical SAM protein, with translation MHALRALRACFAIHARKRPALLFAEWNLTFRCNLRCKYCGACDARREEWSADQILRGLDDLWAMGVRWITFGGGEPLMRPDLGTILRHAHQRGFQTYLSTNGWFVPQRIADLQWVDHVNLSLDGSRATHDAVRGRGAFDKTVEAIDACRKTGIAVSLQCVLAAHNFNEHEEAVQIAAEHGVTIMFQPATQWLDSSLAPNPLAPPVEPYRETISRLIEMKRRGAPIRNSIEGLRHLRRWPDPSPIWCSAGLLTCSIEPDGTLLACHQADIARFLRGRPNTADLAEQARHVVMPRGCAACWCAPMVELALVFSLRREPILNLLKTMR, from the coding sequence ATGCATGCGCTACGCGCCCTGCGGGCGTGCTTTGCAATTCACGCACGAAAGCGCCCCGCGCTTCTGTTCGCGGAATGGAACCTCACCTTCCGCTGCAATCTGCGGTGCAAATACTGCGGGGCGTGCGATGCGCGGCGCGAGGAATGGTCGGCGGACCAGATCCTGCGCGGACTCGACGACCTGTGGGCCATGGGCGTGCGCTGGATTACCTTCGGCGGCGGCGAGCCGCTGATGCGCCCGGATCTCGGAACGATCCTCCGCCATGCGCACCAGCGGGGTTTTCAGACCTATCTCAGCACCAACGGCTGGTTCGTGCCGCAACGTATCGCGGATCTGCAATGGGTGGATCACGTCAATCTGAGCCTTGACGGCAGCCGCGCGACCCATGACGCAGTCCGCGGGCGCGGCGCGTTCGACAAGACGGTTGAGGCGATCGACGCATGCCGGAAAACCGGCATCGCCGTGTCGCTGCAATGCGTGCTTGCCGCGCACAATTTCAACGAACATGAAGAGGCGGTCCAAATCGCCGCGGAACACGGCGTCACGATCATGTTTCAGCCGGCAACGCAATGGCTCGATTCGTCGCTCGCGCCCAATCCACTCGCGCCACCCGTCGAACCGTACCGCGAAACCATCTCGCGCCTCATCGAAATGAAACGGCGCGGCGCGCCGATTCGCAACAGCATCGAGGGATTGCGACACCTGCGGCGCTGGCCGGACCCGTCGCCGATTTGGTGCAGCGCGGGATTGCTGACGTGTTCCATCGAACCCGACGGGACCCTGCTGGCCTGCCACCAGGCGGACATCGCCCGCTTTTTGCGCGGGCGGCCCAACACGGCGGACCTCGCGGAACAGGCCCGTCATGTCGTCATGCCGCGCGGGTGCGCCGCATGTTGGTGCGCGCCCATGGTCGAACTGGCCCTGGTTTTTTCGCTTCGCCGCGAGCCTATCCTGAATTTGTTGAAAACGATGCGGTGA
- a CDS encoding bifunctional nuclease family protein, producing the protein MVPLELVGISQQDEESLPIVLLRNDDRILPIVVGPAEASAIQIVLLGQTPARPLTHDLICNLLAGLRGHLQSVTIYKLENDIFFAHLNIEQRSATGQVEQVLRVDTRPSDGIAIAVRMQCPIYAAEEVMDVAARRNVSILEEGEGGEEESEGDDPGAPDFER; encoded by the coding sequence ATGGTGCCTCTTGAACTGGTCGGAATCAGCCAGCAGGACGAGGAGTCGCTGCCGATAGTCCTGCTCCGAAACGACGACCGCATATTGCCCATTGTCGTGGGACCCGCCGAGGCCAGCGCGATTCAGATCGTCCTGCTCGGCCAAACGCCGGCACGCCCGCTGACGCACGATTTGATCTGCAATCTCTTGGCCGGACTGCGCGGACACCTGCAATCCGTGACCATTTACAAACTCGAAAACGACATCTTCTTCGCGCATCTCAACATCGAGCAACGATCCGCCACCGGACAGGTTGAACAAGTCTTGCGTGTGGACACACGGCCCAGCGACGGCATCGCCATCGCCGTCCGCATGCAGTGCCCCATTTATGCCGCCGAGGAGGTGATGGACGTGGCCGCGCGCCGCAACGTGTCCATTCTCGAAGAGGGCGAAGGGGGCGAAGAGGAAAGCGAGGGAGACGATCCCGGCGCGCCCGATTTCGAACGCTGA
- a CDS encoding DUF5989 family protein, with translation MGMLREIWAFLRVRKKFWLAPIIIALLLLGVLIVFAGQAGVVSPFVYML, from the coding sequence ATGGGAATGTTGAGAGAAATTTGGGCGTTCTTGCGGGTGCGCAAGAAATTCTGGCTGGCGCCGATTATCATCGCGCTGTTGTTGCTGGGCGTGTTGATCGTGTTCGCGGGCCAGGCGGGCGTCGTGTCGCCGTTCGTCTATATGCTCTAG
- a CDS encoding SxtJ family membrane protein, with amino-acid sequence MTLDTSSRSEQRKFGIVMAVAIAVLGLIRWALHGFAVVPTYFFSVAAVFLALGLVAPFVLRPVLIVWMKFAEALNWLTTRVLLTLAFFLLIVPVRVIMLLVRHDPLNRAWDPAAESYWEEAEDQPKEFERYLDQF; translated from the coding sequence ATGACACTCGACACGTCCAGCAGATCGGAACAGCGCAAGTTCGGGATCGTGATGGCCGTTGCCATTGCGGTTTTGGGCCTGATCCGATGGGCATTACACGGGTTTGCCGTTGTTCCCACATACTTCTTCAGCGTGGCGGCGGTGTTCTTGGCGCTGGGTTTGGTTGCCCCGTTCGTTCTTCGTCCGGTCCTGATAGTCTGGATGAAGTTCGCCGAAGCGCTGAATTGGCTGACGACACGCGTCCTGTTGACGCTTGCGTTCTTCCTTCTGATTGTGCCGGTGCGCGTCATTATGTTGCTCGTGCGCCACGACCCGCTGAACCGGGCGTGGGATCCGGCGGCGGAATCCTATTGGGAAGAGGCGGAAGATCAACCGAAGGAATTTGAGCGGTATCTCGATCAGTTCTAA
- a CDS encoding carbamoyltransferase yields the protein MNILGISAFYHDSAACLVRDGDIVAAAQEERFSRKKHDPRFPDHAVAYCLQEGRITARDLDYVVFYDKPFLKFERLLSTYLAIAPKGLTSFIQQMPAWLKEKIFMRNTIRERLDYEGKVLFTQHHQSHAAAAFFPSPFEEAAIITLDGVGEWATSTFGVGRENRIEILKEIKFPHSLGLLYSAFTYFTGFKVNSGEYKLMGLAPYGEPKFVKEILTELVDIKEDGSFRLNMDYFDFCAGLRMTNEKFDRLFGGPRRTPETKLTQREMDIARSIQIVTEEIILRIGRHVHKTTGMRNVCLAGGVALNCVANGRLLREGPFDDVWIQPSAGDAGNALGCALFAWHQLLDNPRTPDSRRQKATYLGPAFSDEEIQSYLESEGIPFTRFSSDEELCQCVAGLVATENVVGWFQGRMEFGPRALGARSILGDPRSREMQSVLNLKIKFRESFRPFAPTVLAEHVSDCFGLDRESPYMLLVAPVRAERLRALSPDEEEAQGFAKLKVVRSDMPAITHVDNSARIQTVDKRDNPVYHRLIECFKERTGCPVIINTSYNVRGEPIVCTPHEAFTCFMRTRMDYLVMGHFLLDKIQQKPWQDDDKWKEEFELD from the coding sequence ATGAATATTCTTGGAATATCCGCTTTTTACCACGACAGTGCGGCATGTCTCGTCCGTGACGGCGATATTGTGGCCGCCGCGCAGGAGGAGCGCTTTTCGCGGAAGAAACATGATCCGCGGTTTCCGGATCATGCCGTGGCATACTGTCTTCAGGAAGGCCGAATTACGGCCCGCGATCTGGATTACGTCGTCTTTTACGACAAGCCCTTCCTCAAATTCGAGCGATTGCTGAGCACCTATCTGGCCATCGCGCCGAAAGGGTTGACCTCCTTCATCCAGCAGATGCCCGCGTGGCTCAAGGAAAAAATCTTCATGCGGAACACCATCCGCGAACGGCTGGATTACGAGGGAAAAGTCCTTTTCACGCAGCACCACCAGAGCCATGCCGCCGCCGCCTTTTTCCCAAGTCCTTTTGAAGAGGCGGCTATCATCACCCTCGACGGCGTCGGCGAATGGGCCACTTCCACATTCGGCGTCGGCCGGGAAAACCGCATCGAAATCCTCAAGGAAATCAAGTTTCCTCATTCCCTGGGCCTGCTGTATTCCGCGTTCACCTACTTTACCGGATTCAAAGTCAACAGCGGCGAATACAAATTGATGGGGCTGGCGCCATACGGCGAGCCCAAATTCGTCAAGGAAATTCTGACGGAACTCGTTGACATCAAGGAAGACGGATCGTTCCGTCTAAACATGGATTATTTTGACTTTTGCGCCGGATTACGCATGACCAACGAAAAATTCGACCGGCTTTTCGGCGGTCCGCGGCGAACACCGGAAACGAAATTGACACAGCGTGAAATGGACATCGCCCGCTCGATCCAAATCGTTACTGAGGAAATCATCCTGCGCATCGGTCGGCATGTCCACAAAACCACCGGTATGCGCAACGTCTGCCTGGCGGGCGGCGTCGCGTTGAATTGCGTCGCGAACGGCCGTCTGTTGCGCGAAGGCCCCTTCGACGACGTCTGGATTCAACCGTCGGCGGGCGACGCGGGCAATGCGCTCGGATGCGCCCTGTTCGCGTGGCACCAACTGCTGGACAATCCGCGCACACCCGACAGCCGCCGCCAAAAGGCAACCTATCTCGGCCCGGCCTTTTCCGACGAGGAAATCCAATCGTATCTCGAATCCGAAGGCATCCCCTTTACGCGTTTTTCTTCGGACGAGGAACTCTGCCAATGCGTCGCCGGACTGGTCGCGACCGAAAACGTCGTGGGCTGGTTCCAGGGACGGATGGAATTCGGGCCGCGCGCGCTCGGCGCGAGGAGCATCCTCGGCGACCCGCGTTCCCGCGAGATGCAGTCGGTTCTGAACCTCAAGATCAAGTTCCGCGAATCGTTCCGGCCCTTCGCCCCCACGGTCCTCGCCGAACACGTATCCGATTGCTTTGGCCTGGATCGGGAAAGTCCGTACATGCTGCTCGTGGCCCCGGTGCGGGCAGAACGCCTGCGCGCGCTCTCGCCCGACGAGGAAGAGGCGCAAGGGTTCGCCAAACTCAAAGTCGTGCGATCCGACATGCCGGCCATCACCCACGTGGACAATTCGGCGCGTATCCAGACCGTGGACAAGCGCGACAACCCCGTTTATCATCGCCTCATCGAATGCTTCAAGGAACGGACAGGGTGCCCGGTCATTATCAACACATCGTACAATGTCCGCGGCGAACCGATCGTTTGCACGCCCCACGAGGCGTTTACCTGTTTCATGCGCACGCGGATGGACTATCTTGTCATGGGCCACTTCCTGCTCGACAAGATCCAGCAGAAGCCCTGGCAGGACGACGACAAATGGAAAGAGGAATTCGAACTGGACTGA